In the Afipia sp. GAS231 genome, TGGGTATCTGGCTGCTGATGGTGCTGGTATTCGACATGGCGCTGCTCGGCATTCTCGTGATCGATCAGGGGCGCATCATCTCGGCGCCTGTCCTCGAAGGACTGCTTTTTCTCAATCCGACCGACCTTTACCGCCTGACCAATCTGACCGGATTCAATGTCAGCCAGTTTTCGGGGATGGCCGGGCTTGCGGGGACCGCGAGTGTCGGCATTAGCGCGCTGTTGCTGGGCCTGCTGGTCTGGATCGCAGCACCGCTCGGGCTTGCGACCGTATTCTTTGCGCGGAGGGAATTATGACCCTGCGAATCCTCTGCGCTGTTCTCGGCGCCGTCTTCCTCGCCGGATGCAATCAGGACGCAGCCAATTCGGTCGTTCCGCCTCCGGTTGCGCTCAACAGCGACGCGATGGCCGTATTCTGCGGCATGAGTCTAGCGGAGCATCCCGGTCCGAAGGGCCAGATCATCACCGCGGGCAGGCTTGACCCGTTCTGGTTTACCTCGGTCCGCGACACCGTGGCCTTCACGTTGATGCCCGACCAGCCCCGCGACATCCGGGCGATCTATGTCTCGGACATGGCGCGCGCGACAAGCTGGGAAGATCCGGGCGCCGCGAACTGGATCGACGCGCGCAAGGCGTTCTTTGTGATCGAAAGCCGCAAGCAGGGCGGAATGGGCGCGGCCGAGGCCGTGCCTTTCGGGAATCGCGAGGCCGCCGGCACGTTTGCCGCGGCCAATGGCGGTCGCGTTGTGACGTTTGTGGAAATTCCCAGTGCCTACGTGCTGGGCAGTGACACTGCCGGTGACCAGACCGAACACTCCGACGTGCGTCTCAACTGACGAGGATCAGCCGATGCTCAACCAAAATCTCACCCGCCGTCGCTTGATTGTCATTGCCGCGACCGCGGCCGGGTCGGCATTTCTGGCCGGTGGTCGAATGGCGCAGGCCGGCGAAGCCGTGCGGTGGCACGGCTCGGCGCTTGGCGCGCAGGTGTCGATCGAAATCTATCATCCGGACCGGGCCGAGGCCGGACGGCTGGTCGAGCGCTGTGTGGTGGACGTGCGGCGGTTGGAACAACAGTTCAGCCTCTACAGCGCCAGTTCTGCGATCTCGACCCTCAACCGCACCGGCATTCTTGTTGCTCCCGACGCTGACATGGTGGCGCTGCTCAAGGCATCGCTGCAATTTGCCAGGATCACCGGCGGCGCATTTGATCCGACGGTGCAGCCGCTGTGGCAGCTTTATGCGGATCATTTTACGTCCGACAAGCCGGACAGCGACGGGCCTTCGCCGCAGAAATTGGCCGAAATCTTGGCGAAGGTTGGTTATGCCGGGCTGCGCGTCAGCGAAGACCGCATCGCACTTACTCGACATGGCGCGGCCATCACGCTGAACGGCATCGCGCAGGGCTACGCTACCGACCGCGTCGTCGAGCGGCTGCGTAAAGCGGGCCTGTCGACGACTCTGGTGAATATGGGTGAGATACGGGCGATCGGCGCAAGGCCGGAGGGCACGCCGTGGCGCGTCGGCCTCGCTGATCCCGAGCGGCCGGGCGTTCTCACCGAAACCATCGACCTTGTCGATCGTGCTGTCGCGACATCGGCGGGTGCCGGATTTCGCTTCGACACTTCGGGCCGGTTTACCCATCTGTTCGATCCGGCGACTGGTCGCAGCCCGTCGCGCTACAGCACGGTAAGTGTTGTGGCGCCGACCGCTACCGAAGCGGACGCGCTTTCCACCGCATTCAGTCTGATGCCGTTGTCAGGAATTCAGGACGTCGTGACCGTGAGAGCGAACGTGCAGGCTCGGATCACCGATCCCGGTGGAACTTTGACCGTGTATGGCGCTTGAGAGAGGGCCAGCATGCCGGTGATCTGCACGGTCAGATCGGCGCTTCCCCCGACAACACAAGAATTTCCGGCCCCGCAAGGGCTAACAAAAACAGGAGATCAAGATGCGAGGATTTATTTTCGTTGCACTTTTGACCATCGCGGGCGCTGGCGAAGTGAGAGCCCAGGATGCCGCGGCCGGCGAGAAGGTGTTCGGTGTGTGCAAGACCTGTCACCAGATCGGCGAGACCGCGAAGAATGCCGTTGGACCGGTCCTCAACGGGCTGATCGGCCGCAAGGCGGGCAGCATTGCCGGCTATTCATATTCGGCCGCGAACAAGGACTCCGGGATCACCTGGGACGAGGCTAATTTCCGCGAATATATCAAGGACCCGAAAGCGAAGGTACCGGGCACCAAAATGATTTATGCCGGCTTGAAGGACGAGCAGAAGACCAACGACCTCGTCGCATTTCTCAAGCAGTTCGATGCCGACGGGAAAAAGAAATAGGGCCGACTGGAGCCGCGCGGTCGGTGTGCGAGCGATGACGGCCGCATGATCTTTGACTCAGACAGCCACCGTTTTTGAGCGCGCTTCCCTCCGAATTTTGAACCCGCCTCAAAGTTCGAGCAGCTTCGCCCGAAGGTGCGGTTGAACGCATCATGCCGATTTTAGGTGTTGCATACGCTTGCACCGGATCGCGGCTTGATCGGTTCCGCGGCGCGTGTGCATTCGGGCTTTCGTGTACACCATGTGTGCACTGAGAATGCGAAATGGCATGATTTGGCTTCCGATCGGAGCGGATGTGATCCTGGAGAAACCGGAGTAAATAGGCTCACGCGCGCCAGATTTGCCAGTCGGTCCAATCCCTTATAGGATCGACTGGTGACAAAAAAGCCTAACGAAATGAATGACTTAGACCATCGTTTTTCCGTGGCCCCGATGATGGACTGGACCGACCGGCATTGCCGCGTCTTCCACCGTCTGATGACGCGGCGTGGGCGGCTTTACACGGAGATGCTGACGACCGGCGCCATCATTCATGGCGATCGCCAGCGGCTGCTCGGGTTTGATGCCAGCGAGCATCCGGTGGCGTTGCAGCTTGGCGGTTCCGATTCCGCTGCGCTCGCGACGGCGGCAAAGATCGGCGAGGATTTCGGCTACGACGAAATCAATCTCAATGTCGGCTGTCCGTCCGACCGGGTGAAAGACGGCCGGTTCGGCGCCTGCCTGATGGCGGAGCCTGCGCTCGTTGCCGAAGGCGTGGCCGCGATGAAGCGCGCGGTGAAAATTCCCGTCACCGTCAAATGCCGGATCGGCATCGACGATCAGGATCCGGAAGTTGCGCTCGACGTGCTGGCGCGCGGCGTGATCGCAGCCGGCAGCGACGCGCTGATCGTGCATGCGCGCAGAGCCTGGCTCAACGGATTGTCGCCGAAGGAAAACCGCGACATCCCGCCGCTCGATTACGACAGGGTCTATCGGCTGAAGGTCGCATTGCCCGATGTGCCCATCATCATCAACGGCGGCATCGACAGCATCGCGCAAGCAAGGCAACACCTCGATCACGTCGACGGTGTGATGCTGGGGCGGGCAGCCTATCAGGAGCCGTGGCGGCTGCTCAACGTCGATCCCGAGCTGTTCGGCGAGGCGGCACCGTATGCGACGATGAAGGACGTGTTCGCGGCGATGCTGCCCTATATCGAGGAGCAACTCGCGCAGGGCACGCGGCTGCATTCGATGACGCGGCATTTCGTCGGCGCGTTCCACGGCGTCAAGGGTGCGCGGGCGTTCCGCCGCCATCTCGCCGAAAACGGCGTCAGGGCAGGGGCCGGCGTCAACGTGCTGGTCGATGCGATGGCGCTAGTTGACGACGCTGCGGCCGCGGCGATGGCTGCCTGAGCCGTTGATGCTTCCCGTATTGATGCTGCCGGTGACGTCGGGATAGCCGTGCAGCTTCAACCTGTCGGCCTGCACGCCCCAGCTCTCCAGCCGGTCGAGAAAACTCATGCCGAGCAAGTTGGTCTTCATCTGCCCGCGCGGCACCACCAGTGCCGGAATTGACTTCTCGACGAGATGACCGACCGCGAGACGATCCAGCGTCAGCCGCGCCGCCTTGGTATGACCGCCGGCGGTTTCGACGTCGACATTGTATTCCAGCATCTCGAGCGGCAGTCCGATCGCCTTTGCGGTTTCCCAGGTCAGCACCACCGAGGTCGCGCCGGTGTCGATCACCATCGGCGCCCTGACGCCGTTGATCTTGACGTTGAGCGCGAATTCGCCGGCCTGGCTGCGCGCAATCTCGACCGCAGGTGCCGGTTTCACGACGCTCCGGCCCAGCATGTGCGACATCTGTTCGCTGGCGCGCGCGATCTGATCGGGGTCGCCATAGGCGATCACGGCGCCGGCGGTAGCGGCGAGCATCAGGACAACGAGTAGGAAGCGGCTCATGGCGCGCCTCCATCGATGGCTCGTCCGATCAACCGCGTTCCGGCTGCGGCGTCATCGGCGCGAGGCCGGCCTCCGCCATGCGCGCCGCCAGCCCCTCCATCACGGCCAGCCGCTCCGCGCGCTCCATCTTGTGCCAGCGCGCGATCTCCGGAAGCGTTCGTCCGCAGCCGAAGCAGAGCTTGGTCCTGGGATCCATCATGCAGACTGCGATACACGGCGTTTCTTTGCTCATTGTGGAAGTGTGAAATGGTTCGCCCGCTTGTGCAAGCTACAGTCCGGTTCCGGCACTCATGATCGGTTTGTTGCGCGCCCGGCCCTTTTCTTCGACGGGAGCGGTCGCGTTTTCCGGCTGCAACGGCGGGGCTTCCTCGGCCATCGGCGCCAAGGCCGACATCACCCGCTCCGGCGGGAAGGTGACGATGACTTCGGTGCCGATCCGCAGCTTCGATTTCAGCGTAAAAGTGCCACCGTGCATGTCGATCAGGCTTTTCGCGATCGGCAGGCCCAGGCCCGCGCCTTGCTCGGCCGACTTGATCGAGTTGGAGCCCTGGCCGAACGACGCCAGCACGATCGGGATTTCGTCCTCGGCGATGCCGGAGCCGGTGTCCTTGACGCTCAGATACTGGCCGCCCGACGCGGTCCAGCCGACCTTCAGCCAGATCTCGCCGCCTTGCGGGGTGAACTTGATCGAGTTCGACAGCAGGTTGAGCACGATCTGGCGGGAGGCACGTTCGTCGCCCCAGATTCGCGGCATGCCCTGCTCGAACACTTCGTGGATGGTGATGCCGCGGCTGGTCGCGCGCAGTTTCAGCAGATGATGGCAGTCGGCGACGACGTGCACCAGCGACACCGCTTCCTCGTTGAGCTCGTAGCGGCCGGCCTCGATCCGCGACAAATCGAGAATCTCGTTGATCAGGTTGAGCAGATGGACGCCGGAATTGTGAATGTCGGCGGAATATTCCTTGTAGACCGGCACGGTATGCGGGCCGAAAATCTCGCTCTTCATCACCTCGGAGAAACCGAGAATCGCATTCAGCGGCGTGCGCAATTCGTGGCTCATCTGCGCCAGGAACCGCGATTTGGCGACGTTGGCGGATTCGGCGCGGTGCCGCGCTTCGTCGGAAATCGCTTTGGCCTGTTCGAGCTCGCCGATCAGCGCGTCCTTTTCGGCGCGCGCTTCCAGCGTCGCCAGCGTCGTCGAGTGCAGGCGGTGCGCCAGCAGCGCGAAATAGCCCTCGGCGGCGAGCGCCAGCAGCGCCAGCACGTAGTTGTCGAACGTACCGGCCAGCACGAAGTTGAGCGCGATCGCGGCCGTCACCGGCGCGGTTGCCGCCAGTGCTGCGATCGGCAGGCTCGCGGCCAGCATGCTCGATACCGCGATCACCAGCAGCATCAGGAACATCATCATCGTGTTGGAGACGACGTCGAGCCCCGCCGGATGGATCAGGATTGCTGTCCAGCACAGTCCGTAGAGCAGGTCGAGCAGTACGAAGCGGGTGCGCCATTTCCTCGTCGCGGCGAGCGAAGGTTTTTCGGCAAGGAACTTTCCGCAGTTGCGGATGATCGCGGCGTGGATGCAGAGCATGCCGACGGTCCAGGCCGCCGACCAGAGCGGTTGCATCCAGAGGCCGAATAGCACGCCGGTGGCAACCACCAGCAACATCACGACATAGGAGGCCGACATCCGGGTCTGGGCGTATTGCCGGAGCAGTTCGGTGTCGAAAGCCGGGCGGGTTCCCGACGTCGACGTTAACCGATCGCGCGCCTCGCGAACCCGCTGCGCCGCGACGCGCCGGCTGTTGACCGGCACAGCTGCAGGCGTTTCGGCCGGAAGCTGGACAACTTCGGGCTTTTCTGCGGGATTACTCATCAAACAACACAAATCCTGCCCGCGAACGGCGCGAGCTTTTGCATTGTCTATCTGTGGCGCGAAATCATTAACCCTTACCTTAAAGGGCTAAAGAATCTCGTTAACGGGAGGTTAAATTAACTTTTAGGGACAAGCTCAACGCAGAGGCAGCGTGCAGGCTCCAGCCGTCATTGCGAGGAGCGTAAGCGACGAAGCAATCCACTCTTTTGTCGCGGAGAGAATGGATTGCTTCGCGGAGCCTGTCATCGGGCGGGCGTTCGCCCGACCCGTTGGCTCGCAATGACAGCGAAGGTGACGCCCGTCGATTTTCCTTACCGCTGCAACCGTGCCAGCAGGCTCGACGTATCCCAGCGCTTGCCGCCCATCTTCTCGACTTCCGAGTAGAATTGATCGACCAGCGCGGTCACCGGCAGGTTGGCGCCGTTGCGGCGGGATTCGGCGATGCAGATCGAGAGGTCCTTGCGCATCCATTCGACCGCGAAGCCGAAGTCGAATTTGCCGTCGTTCATGGTCTTGTAGCGGTTTTCCATCTGCCAGGATTGCGCGGCACCCTTCGAGATGGTCTCGATCACGGCCGCAACGTCGAGGCCGGATTTCTTGGCGAAGTGAATGCCCTCCGAGAGGCCCTGAACGAGGCCGGCGATGCAGATCTGGTTGACCATTTTGGTGAGCTGGCCGGAACCCGCGGGTCCGAGCAGCTTGCACATCCGCGCATAGGCCGCGATCACAGGCTCGGCGCCGGCATAGGCGTCGTCCTTGCCGCCGCACATCACGGTCAGCACGCCGTTTTCGGCGCCGGCCTGTCCGCCGGACACCGGCGCGTCGATGAAGCTGAAACCAGCCTTGGTGGCGGCGGCATCGAGTTCCCGGGCGACCTCGGCGGAAGCGGTGGTGTGGTCGACGAAGGTCGCGCCCTTCTTCATGCCGGCAAAGGCGCCGTCGGCGCCGATGGTGACCGCGCGCAAATCATTGTCGTTGCCGACGCAGCACATCACGAAATCCTGGCCTTCGGCGGCGGCTTTCGGTGTTGCCGCGGTCTTGCTGCCGAACTTGTCGGCCCATTCCTTCGCCTTGGCCGCGGTGCGGTTGTACACGGTCACCTCGTGGCCGCCTTTTTTCACCAGATGTCCTGCCATCGGGAAACCCATGACGCCGAGACCGAGAAAAGCGACTTTAGCCATGTGTGCTACCTTGTCTTACCTTGGGGTTTTCTTGTGGGTTTTGACCGGACATTGAACTGGCCGGACGGTGTTCTCTGCGTTTTCGAGAGCCGGAGAGGGGGCTCGGGAGGCGGGAGCCGCACCATAAACCCTGCGCCATGAAGGGCAACCGCCTTCGTTTGGCTGCAGGGGCCGGTTTTGTGCTAGGGTCGGGCGCGCGTTTAAGACTTCACAAAAAAGGGAGTGACATCGCATGGGCGTCAGCGTGGGCGTGCTTGACCATTTCAATATCCGGACCCGGAAGCTTGCCGACACGGTCCGGTTCTATGAGGACGTCATGGGGCTGGAAAAGGGCCCCCGGCCCAACTTCGCCTTCCCGGGCGCCTGGATGTACAGCGAGGGCAAGGCGGTGGTGCATCTGGTCGATATTTCCAAGACCGACGAGCCGCAGAAGCCGGATTCCGGCGTGGTCCACCACGTCGCGTTTGCCAGCTCCGGCTTCGACGGCATGAAGAAGCGGCTGGAGTCCAAGGGTATGGCCTATGATAGCCGGCAGGTTCCGGGCGGCGATCTCTGGCAGATCTTCGTCGATGACCCCAATGGCGTCATGATCGAACTGAACTACGAGGCTGCCAAGGAAGGCGGCGTCGCGGCGCCCGCCGAGACCCGGGAAGATATCGGGACGAGGTAGCCTTTTGGGCGGTAACGTCCTATCTGTCGCATCGAGCTATTATCCAGGAGATGCGCGGGTGAGCGTTACGCAGCAACAGGTTATCGATGCCCTCGCCAAGGTGGCGTCGCCGCGCGGCGTCGCCTTGAGCAACGCCAACGTGCTGTCGGCGATCACGGTGACCGATGGCAAGGTGTTCTTTTCGATCAATGTCGACGCGGCGGAAGCCCGCGCCTGGGAAAGCGTGCGCGCGCAGGCCGAGGCCGCGGTGCGCGCCATCCCCGGCGTCACCGTCGCCATGATCGCGCTGACCGCCGAGCGCAAGGCGGGATCGCCGGCGCCAGCATCTCGGCCCGCGCCGCATTCTCATCCGCATTCTCATGCGGCTGCGCCGAGGCCCGGCGTGCAGCCGGTCGCGGCCCACAAGCCGCCACAAAGCCCGGCGTCGCCGATGTCCAAGCAATCGGAAATTCCGGGCGTCGCCGCCGTCATCGCGGTCGCATCGGGCAAGGGCGGTGTCGGCAAATCGACCACCGCGCTCAACCTGGCGCTGGGCCTGCGTGATCTCGGCCTGCGCGTCGGCCTGCTCGACGCCGACATCTACGGCCCTTCGGTGCCGCGGCTGACCGGCATTCACGAAAAACCTGTACTCGACGACAACCGCAAGATGATCCCGATCCAGCGCTTCGGGTTGTCGATCATGTCGATCGGTTTTCTGGTCGAGGAAGATACCGCGATGATCTGGCGCGGTCCGATGGTGATGTCGGCAATCACCCAGATGCTGCGCGACGTGGCGTGGGGCACGCTCGATATTCTCGTCGTCGATATGCCGCCCGGCACCGGCGACGCGCAACTGACGCTGGCGCAGAACGTGCCGCTGAAGGGCGCGGTCATCATCTCGACCCCGCAGGACCTTTCCCTGATCGACGCGCGGCGCGGGCTCGCGATGTTCAGGAAGGTCAACGTGCCCGTGCTCGGCATCGTCGAGAACATGAGCTATTTCCAGTGCCCGGAGTGCGGCACGCGATCCGACATTTTCGGCCACGGCGGCGCGCGGCACGAGGCGGAGCGGCTGGGCGTGCCGTTCCTCGGCGAGATCCCGCTGCACATGTCGATTCGGACGAGTTCGGATGCCGGTAATCCGGTGGTCGCCAGCGAGCCCGACGGGCCGCACGCGGCGATTTATCGCGCCATCGGCGTCCAGGTTCGCGACCAGCTCAAGGGCGCCATCGCCGCGGCCTGACGCGGCGTTTTCCAAAGCGCTTTCAAGCGAAAGCCTGCCTCGGACCTGGATGGCGTTGTGGCTTCCGGTCCGCGAACAAGCGCGCCGCCAGCGCGCGCCGGATGTCCGCGATCGAGAGACGAGCGGGTGAAGCACTGGCGTCCCCCGCGGGCCGGTCGCCAAAGCGGACATCGATCTCCTGCCTCAGCACGCTCGGGATTCCCGGCGGGATTCTCGTTCAAGTCGGGATTCTCTTTCACGTTCGCTGCTTCGAATGTTCGGTCATCAGCGTGAAATATGTCGCTGCGACACTTGGAGTCCCGACAATGAGTATTCCGGAGGCTGATAATGATTTTTGGGAAGATGACCCTGGGGCTGCTGGCCGGCGTTGCCTTCAGCGCGACCGCACAGGCCGCCGACATCGATCGCGTCCTGCTCATCAGCGTGGACGGACTGCACGCTCTCGACGTAGCGCGCTACGTTGAAGGGCATCCGAACTCCGCCCTGGCCGAACTATCCCGCCACGGCATCACCTACAGCAACGCCCGCACGCCTGCCAACTCCGATTCGTTTCCCGGGCTGCTGGCGCTGGTGACCGGCGGCTCGCCAATCAGCCATGGTCTGTTCTATGACGTAAGCTATGACCGCACCCTGTTTGATCCTGGCAACCTGACCTGCCAGGGCCCAGCCGGCAACATGATGGTGTTCGATGAAAGCATCGACAAGTACAACAGCAACAATGTCTCCCAGAATGTGATCGATCCGAAGATGCTGCCGCGCGGACGCAACGAGTTCGGCCAGTGCGTCGCGGTCTATCCCCACAATGCCATCCGTACCAATACGATCTTCGAAGTCGTCAAGAGCAAGGGCGGTCGTACCGCATGGGCGGACAAGCACCCCGCCTATGATCTCGTCAACGGCCCGTCGGGCAAGGGCGTGGACGATCTCTACACGCCGGAAATCACCAACGTGAACGGTCTCGACGCTACGGTCAGCGTCGATTGCACGGTTGCGAACGACCAGCTGAAGGTCGCCGCCATCATCAAGGAAATCGGCGGCCTCACCCACGATGGCTTGCCTGCCGGTGGCGCGCCGAAGCTGTTCGGAATGAACTTCCAGGCGGTGAGCGTCGGGCAAAAGCTGGCCAAGGATAACCAGGACGGCAGTTGCGGTCAGAGCACCCACGCGGGCCAGCCCGGCGGCTACATCGACGGCGCCGGGACGCCGACCGCGGTGCTGGCCTTCGGTCTGCAGAAGACCGACGAAGCCTTGGGCAGCATGATCCAGGCTCTCAAGAGCCGCGGCCTGTACGAGTCCACGCTGTTCATTGTCAGTGCCAAGCACGGCCAGTCGCCGATCAACCCGGCCAAGGTCAACAAGCCGGGTCATTTCGCCGACCTCGTTGCCGCGCTGCCGGACGCCGGAACGAATCCGGGTGCACAGGCCATCGCCAGCGCCAATGCCTGCTCGACCGGTGCGTGCGGTTTCGTGCAGGATGACGACATCGCGCTGATCTGGCTGCAGGATCAAACCAAGACCCCGGCGGCGATCGACTATCTGAACGCCAATGCCAAGGCCTTGTTCATTGAGGAGGTGCTCGGCGGTGACGACCTGAAGCTCAAGTTCAACGATCCGGCGCACGACAGCCGCACACCCGATATAATCGTCCAGCCCGTCTACGGCACCGTCTATACCTCGTCGAGCAAGAAGAACGCCGAGCATGGCGGCTTCAGCTTCGGCGACACCAACGTCGGGCTGATTGTTTCCAATCCCCGCTTTCCCAGCGTTACCCTCAAAACTCCCGTCGCCACCTCGCAGGTTGCGCCGACGATCTTGCAAGCGCTCCAAATCGAACCCGAAGCGCTCAATTCCGTGCGCGTCGAGCGCACATCGGTACTGCCCGGCCTATGGGACAAGCGCCAGGAAGGCCATTGGGACCGCTGAGTGCTGAGATCAACGAACCGCTAAAGCCGAGGGGTCCGGTGCCCCTCGGCTTTTCTTTTCTCCCAATTGGGCTCGGTTCTTGAACCCATGTCGCTCATGGACACCTTCGAAAACCGTTTTTCCACAAACTGCTAGTGGGACCTCTCGCGCCGGGCAGGCGACAACGCCGACAGCAATCTGCCGGAGCCCGAAAGCGACGGGACATCGTTGGCCGGCTGCCCGGATCCAGGCTGCGGCAAAGTGAGGGTGACGGTCTGTTGATCCTTTTCCAGGGTGGCTTGGCGGGCTTGAACCGAACCCAGCTTCCAACCCTGGTAATAGTCACCGGTCTTTAGCCGAAGAGCTGCCTTGGTTGACGGATTCAAGAATATCCCGAAACTCTCGTAGCTGGTTGCAATGGTGCCGACCAAAGAGAGCTGCGGATGTTCGGGCTCTTGCGGCTTTGGTGCACTTGCGACCGGTTTATGGATCGGGTTCGGCTTGGCCGCGGGCGGTCGCCGCGATGGCGAGAAGATTGGCCGTTCGCGTGTGCCGGACAATACGATGAGCGGGATCGCCCACAGCGGGTTGCCACTCAGCGTTCGGTCCTGCATTGGCACGGCCACGGCTGGAGCTCTAACGACGTCCTCGGGTGCGACAGATTTTTCCCAGACGGCCGGTGTCGCCGGTGATCCGAGCAATCGGGCATCATCGGACAGCGCATCCGCGATGGCGGAGGTCAGCGCCGAGGTACCATGCGGGGGTAGCGCCAGCACCACGATACCCATCGCCAATCTCAGCATCATGTGCCTCCCGCAGTCAGTTATTGAACCGAACCATGACAACAGTGCGAAATCGCAGAAGGTGCGCGTTTCCGCGCAGGGCAAGATTGCTAACCCCGCCAGGTCGGGCCCGAATCGCGGCCTACGACTTTCGTTTAATCAGTGCAGTCATGCCTTTGTCGCGTATTCGAACGGCCGACTTCCGTGTTAAAGCCCCGCCAGAGCGCCCCGGAACACGTGGAATTCGCCCCTCCGGAGGAACGCTTGAGCATTATGGGAAACG is a window encoding:
- a CDS encoding nitrous oxide reductase accessory protein NosL: MTLRILCAVLGAVFLAGCNQDAANSVVPPPVALNSDAMAVFCGMSLAEHPGPKGQIITAGRLDPFWFTSVRDTVAFTLMPDQPRDIRAIYVSDMARATSWEDPGAANWIDARKAFFVIESRKQGGMGAAEAVPFGNREAAGTFAAANGGRVVTFVEIPSAYVLGSDTAGDQTEHSDVRLN
- a CDS encoding FAD:protein FMN transferase — translated: MLNQNLTRRRLIVIAATAAGSAFLAGGRMAQAGEAVRWHGSALGAQVSIEIYHPDRAEAGRLVERCVVDVRRLEQQFSLYSASSAISTLNRTGILVAPDADMVALLKASLQFARITGGAFDPTVQPLWQLYADHFTSDKPDSDGPSPQKLAEILAKVGYAGLRVSEDRIALTRHGAAITLNGIAQGYATDRVVERLRKAGLSTTLVNMGEIRAIGARPEGTPWRVGLADPERPGVLTETIDLVDRAVATSAGAGFRFDTSGRFTHLFDPATGRSPSRYSTVSVVAPTATEADALSTAFSLMPLSGIQDVVTVRANVQARITDPGGTLTVYGA
- a CDS encoding cytochrome c family protein, coding for MRGFIFVALLTIAGAGEVRAQDAAAGEKVFGVCKTCHQIGETAKNAVGPVLNGLIGRKAGSIAGYSYSAANKDSGITWDEANFREYIKDPKAKVPGTKMIYAGLKDEQKTNDLVAFLKQFDADGKKK
- the dusA gene encoding tRNA dihydrouridine(20/20a) synthase DusA; the protein is MMDWTDRHCRVFHRLMTRRGRLYTEMLTTGAIIHGDRQRLLGFDASEHPVALQLGGSDSAALATAAKIGEDFGYDEINLNVGCPSDRVKDGRFGACLMAEPALVAEGVAAMKRAVKIPVTVKCRIGIDDQDPEVALDVLARGVIAAGSDALIVHARRAWLNGLSPKENRDIPPLDYDRVYRLKVALPDVPIIINGGIDSIAQARQHLDHVDGVMLGRAAYQEPWRLLNVDPELFGEAAPYATMKDVFAAMLPYIEEQLAQGTRLHSMTRHFVGAFHGVKGARAFRRHLAENGVRAGAGVNVLVDAMALVDDAAAAAMAA
- a CDS encoding TIGR02281 family clan AA aspartic protease, coding for MSRFLLVVLMLAATAGAVIAYGDPDQIARASEQMSHMLGRSVVKPAPAVEIARSQAGEFALNVKINGVRAPMVIDTGATSVVLTWETAKAIGLPLEMLEYNVDVETAGGHTKAARLTLDRLAVGHLVEKSIPALVVPRGQMKTNLLGMSFLDRLESWGVQADRLKLHGYPDVTGSINTGSINGSGSHRRGRSVVN
- a CDS encoding DUF1289 domain-containing protein, which produces MSKETPCIAVCMMDPRTKLCFGCGRTLPEIARWHKMERAERLAVMEGLAARMAEAGLAPMTPQPERG
- a CDS encoding HAMP domain-containing sensor histidine kinase, with the protein product MSNPAEKPEVVQLPAETPAAVPVNSRRVAAQRVREARDRLTSTSGTRPAFDTELLRQYAQTRMSASYVVMLLVVATGVLFGLWMQPLWSAAWTVGMLCIHAAIIRNCGKFLAEKPSLAATRKWRTRFVLLDLLYGLCWTAILIHPAGLDVVSNTMMMFLMLLVIAVSSMLAASLPIAALAATAPVTAAIALNFVLAGTFDNYVLALLALAAEGYFALLAHRLHSTTLATLEARAEKDALIGELEQAKAISDEARHRAESANVAKSRFLAQMSHELRTPLNAILGFSEVMKSEIFGPHTVPVYKEYSADIHNSGVHLLNLINEILDLSRIEAGRYELNEEAVSLVHVVADCHHLLKLRATSRGITIHEVFEQGMPRIWGDERASRQIVLNLLSNSIKFTPQGGEIWLKVGWTASGGQYLSVKDTGSGIAEDEIPIVLASFGQGSNSIKSAEQGAGLGLPIAKSLIDMHGGTFTLKSKLRIGTEVIVTFPPERVMSALAPMAEEAPPLQPENATAPVEEKGRARNKPIMSAGTGL
- a CDS encoding NAD(P)-dependent oxidoreductase, with protein sequence MAKVAFLGLGVMGFPMAGHLVKKGGHEVTVYNRTAAKAKEWADKFGSKTAATPKAAAEGQDFVMCCVGNDNDLRAVTIGADGAFAGMKKGATFVDHTTASAEVARELDAAATKAGFSFIDAPVSGGQAGAENGVLTVMCGGKDDAYAGAEPVIAAYARMCKLLGPAGSGQLTKMVNQICIAGLVQGLSEGIHFAKKSGLDVAAVIETISKGAAQSWQMENRYKTMNDGKFDFGFAVEWMRKDLSICIAESRRNGANLPVTALVDQFYSEVEKMGGKRWDTSSLLARLQR
- a CDS encoding VOC family protein, yielding MGVSVGVLDHFNIRTRKLADTVRFYEDVMGLEKGPRPNFAFPGAWMYSEGKAVVHLVDISKTDEPQKPDSGVVHHVAFASSGFDGMKKRLESKGMAYDSRQVPGGDLWQIFVDDPNGVMIELNYEAAKEGGVAAPAETREDIGTR
- a CDS encoding Mrp/NBP35 family ATP-binding protein, whose protein sequence is MSVTQQQVIDALAKVASPRGVALSNANVLSAITVTDGKVFFSINVDAAEARAWESVRAQAEAAVRAIPGVTVAMIALTAERKAGSPAPASRPAPHSHPHSHAAAPRPGVQPVAAHKPPQSPASPMSKQSEIPGVAAVIAVASGKGGVGKSTTALNLALGLRDLGLRVGLLDADIYGPSVPRLTGIHEKPVLDDNRKMIPIQRFGLSIMSIGFLVEEDTAMIWRGPMVMSAITQMLRDVAWGTLDILVVDMPPGTGDAQLTLAQNVPLKGAVIISTPQDLSLIDARRGLAMFRKVNVPVLGIVENMSYFQCPECGTRSDIFGHGGARHEAERLGVPFLGEIPLHMSIRTSSDAGNPVVASEPDGPHAAIYRAIGVQVRDQLKGAIAAA
- a CDS encoding alkaline phosphatase family protein, which gives rise to MIFGKMTLGLLAGVAFSATAQAADIDRVLLISVDGLHALDVARYVEGHPNSALAELSRHGITYSNARTPANSDSFPGLLALVTGGSPISHGLFYDVSYDRTLFDPGNLTCQGPAGNMMVFDESIDKYNSNNVSQNVIDPKMLPRGRNEFGQCVAVYPHNAIRTNTIFEVVKSKGGRTAWADKHPAYDLVNGPSGKGVDDLYTPEITNVNGLDATVSVDCTVANDQLKVAAIIKEIGGLTHDGLPAGGAPKLFGMNFQAVSVGQKLAKDNQDGSCGQSTHAGQPGGYIDGAGTPTAVLAFGLQKTDEALGSMIQALKSRGLYESTLFIVSAKHGQSPINPAKVNKPGHFADLVAALPDAGTNPGAQAIASANACSTGACGFVQDDDIALIWLQDQTKTPAAIDYLNANAKALFIEEVLGGDDLKLKFNDPAHDSRTPDIIVQPVYGTVYTSSSKKNAEHGGFSFGDTNVGLIVSNPRFPSVTLKTPVATSQVAPTILQALQIEPEALNSVRVERTSVLPGLWDKRQEGHWDR